One Streptomyces sp. ML-6 genomic region harbors:
- a CDS encoding CsbD family protein: MVDEGAKGKIKGKAKEAMGKMTGDRRKEAEGKMDQAKGRARSAMSDAEKRAKDMGSSRRDDER; the protein is encoded by the coding sequence ATGGTCGACGAAGGCGCCAAGGGCAAGATCAAGGGCAAGGCCAAGGAAGCCATGGGCAAGATGACCGGCGACCGGCGCAAGGAAGCCGAGGGCAAGATGGACCAGGCCAAGGGTCGGGCCAGGAGCGCCATGAGTGACGCCGAGAAGCGGGCGAAGGACATGGGGAGCTCGCGTCGCGACGACGAGCGCTGA
- the rimO gene encoding 30S ribosomal protein S12 methylthiotransferase RimO: MPERRTVALVTLGCARNEVDSEELAGRLAADGWELVQDASDADVAVVNTCGFVEAAKKDSVDALLEANDLKDHGRTQAVVAVGCMAERYGKDLAEALPEADGVLGFDDYADISDRLQTILNGGIHASHTPRDRRKLLPISPAERQDAAVALPGHAQEAAPAPEDLPEGVAPVSGPRAPLRRRLGTSPVASVKLASGCDRRCSFCAIPSFRGSFISRRPSDVLQETRWLAEQGVKEVMLVSENNTSYGKDLGDIRLLETLLPELADVEGIERIRVSYLQPAEMRPGLIDVLTSTPKVAPYFDLSFQHSAPGVLRAMRRFGDTDRFLELLDTIRSKAPQAGARSNFIVGFPGETEADLAELERFLTGARLDAIGVFGYSDEEGTEAVGYDNKLDADVIAERLAHISQLADELTSQRAEERLGESLHVLVESVDDEDGAVGRAAHQAPETDGQVLFTTREGLVPGLMVEAKVVGTEGVDLVAECSGLVEAAR, encoded by the coding sequence ATGCCCGAACGCCGTACCGTCGCCCTTGTCACCCTTGGCTGCGCCCGTAACGAGGTGGACTCGGAGGAGCTTGCAGGCCGCTTGGCAGCGGACGGCTGGGAGCTCGTCCAGGACGCCTCCGACGCCGATGTCGCCGTCGTCAACACGTGTGGATTCGTCGAAGCCGCCAAGAAGGACTCCGTCGACGCCCTGCTCGAAGCGAACGATCTGAAGGATCACGGCAGAACTCAGGCCGTGGTCGCCGTCGGCTGCATGGCCGAGCGCTACGGCAAGGACCTCGCCGAGGCCCTGCCCGAAGCGGACGGAGTGCTCGGCTTCGACGACTACGCCGATATCTCGGACCGCCTCCAGACCATCCTCAACGGCGGCATCCACGCCTCGCACACCCCGCGCGACCGCCGCAAGCTGCTGCCGATCAGCCCGGCCGAGCGACAGGACGCAGCCGTGGCGCTGCCGGGGCACGCCCAGGAGGCCGCCCCGGCCCCCGAGGACCTCCCCGAGGGCGTGGCCCCGGTCTCCGGCCCCCGGGCGCCCCTGCGCCGACGGCTGGGCACCAGCCCCGTCGCCTCCGTGAAGCTCGCGTCCGGCTGCGACCGCCGCTGCTCCTTCTGCGCGATTCCGTCCTTCCGCGGGTCCTTCATCTCGCGGCGCCCCTCGGACGTGCTCCAGGAGACCCGCTGGCTGGCCGAGCAGGGCGTCAAGGAGGTGATGCTGGTCTCCGAGAACAACACCTCCTACGGCAAGGACCTCGGCGACATCCGGCTGCTGGAGACGCTGCTGCCGGAGCTCGCCGACGTCGAGGGCATCGAGCGGATCCGGGTCAGCTACCTGCAGCCGGCCGAGATGCGGCCCGGCCTCATCGACGTGCTGACCTCGACGCCCAAGGTCGCGCCCTACTTCGACCTGTCGTTCCAGCACTCGGCGCCCGGCGTGCTGCGGGCGATGCGGCGCTTCGGGGACACCGACCGCTTCCTGGAGCTCCTGGACACCATCCGGAGCAAGGCCCCGCAGGCCGGTGCCCGCTCCAACTTCATCGTGGGCTTCCCCGGCGAGACCGAGGCGGACCTCGCGGAGCTGGAACGCTTCCTCACCGGCGCCAGGCTCGACGCCATCGGCGTGTTCGGCTACTCCGACGAGGAGGGCACCGAGGCGGTCGGCTACGACAACAAGCTGGACGCCGACGTCATCGCGGAACGGCTCGCGCACATCTCGCAGCTGGCCGACGAGCTGACCTCGCAGCGCGCCGAGGAGCGCCTCGGGGAGTCGCTCCACGTGCTGGTCGAGTCCGTGGACGACGAGGACGGAGCGGTGGGGCGCGCGGCGCACCAGGCTCCCGAGACGGACGGCCAGGTGCTCTTCACCACACGCGAGGGCCTCGTTCCCGGCCTTATGGTCGAGGCAAAGGTCGTGGGCACCGAAGGAGTGGATCTGGTGGCCGAGTGTTCCGGACTCGTGGAGGCGGCCAGATGA
- the pgsA gene encoding CDP-diacylglycerol--glycerol-3-phosphate 3-phosphatidyltransferase — MTGAPASAAGGSGAKPVRGGKLGAAAVNQASLWNIANLLTMLRLVLVPGFVMLLLHNGGYDPAWRSFAWAAFAIAMITDLFDGHLARTYNLVTDFGKIADPIADKAIMGAALICLSYLGDLPWWVTGVILFRELGITLMRFWVIRHAVIPASRGGKMKTLAQGTAVGMYVLALTGPLATLRFWVMAVAVVLTVVTGLDYVRQAVVLRRRGLAAERAEAARAAGARSDRDSAEAER, encoded by the coding sequence ATGACGGGAGCCCCGGCATCCGCGGCAGGTGGATCCGGCGCGAAGCCGGTCCGCGGCGGCAAGCTGGGCGCGGCGGCCGTAAATCAGGCCAGCCTGTGGAACATCGCCAATCTGCTCACCATGCTGCGGCTGGTGCTGGTGCCCGGCTTCGTCATGCTACTGCTGCACAACGGCGGGTACGACCCGGCCTGGCGGTCCTTCGCCTGGGCGGCCTTCGCCATCGCCATGATCACCGATCTGTTCGACGGCCACCTGGCACGCACATACAACCTGGTCACCGACTTCGGGAAGATCGCCGATCCGATCGCGGACAAGGCGATCATGGGCGCGGCGCTGATCTGTCTGTCGTACCTCGGGGATCTGCCCTGGTGGGTCACGGGGGTCATCCTCTTCCGCGAGCTCGGCATCACGCTGATGCGTTTCTGGGTGATACGGCATGCGGTGATTCCGGCCAGTCGCGGCGGGAAGATGAAAACCCTGGCGCAGGGAACGGCCGTCGGGATGTATGTTCTGGCGCTGACCGGTCCGCTCGCCACTCTGCGCTTCTGGGTGATGGCGGTGGCCGTCGTCCTGACGGTCGTCACCGGACTCGACTACGTGCGTCAGGCCGTCGTGCTGCGCCGTCGGGGACTCGCGGCCGAGCGGGCGGAAGCCGCACGGGCCGCCGGGGCCCGGAGCGACCGCGACTCGGCGGAGGCCGAGCGGTGA
- a CDS encoding CinA family protein, whose translation MTAAARVLELLTERGETLAVAESLTGGLVAAELTSVPGASRSFRGSVTAYATPLKRDLLGVDGALLAERGAVDPEVARQMAVGVRRALGTDWGMATTGVAGPDPQDGKPVGTVYVAVAGPDGAEKTAALRLNGGRADIRKESVRSVLALLSAELGKNARAQDTEQNGGT comes from the coding sequence GTGACTGCCGCGGCCCGGGTGCTGGAACTGCTCACGGAGCGGGGCGAGACACTTGCCGTCGCCGAGTCACTGACCGGCGGTCTGGTGGCGGCGGAGCTGACGTCCGTACCCGGGGCCTCGCGTTCCTTCCGCGGGTCCGTGACGGCGTACGCGACGCCCCTGAAGCGGGACCTGCTGGGCGTCGACGGCGCCCTGCTGGCGGAGCGCGGGGCGGTCGACCCGGAGGTGGCACGGCAGATGGCGGTCGGGGTACGCCGCGCTCTGGGGACGGACTGGGGGATGGCGACCACCGGGGTCGCGGGCCCCGATCCGCAGGACGGCAAGCCCGTCGGCACGGTCTATGTTGCGGTGGCCGGGCCGGACGGCGCGGAGAAAACGGCCGCGCTGCGATTGAACGGCGGGCGGGCGGACATTCGTAAAGAGAGCGTGCGCAGCGTGCTCGCATTGCTGTCCGCCGAACTCGGCAAGAACGCAAGGGCACAGGATACGGAACAGAACGGGGGGACTTGA
- a CDS encoding SDR family oxidoreductase: protein MPRIAYDLTDRTAFVTGAASGIGRACALLLATAGATVHCADRDEERLAETGDLITAAGGTSRTHVLDVTDSDRVRATVAAAGDLDILVAVAGVMHTSSVLDTADEDLDRVLAVNFKGVLYTCREVARGMIARGAPGSLVTMASGAVDAAAPGLLCYSAAKAAVVQLTRTLATELGPHGIRVNAVAPGWIRTPMTARHDMEQQHRTEAAMARLPPLGRVGEPEDVAHTVLHLASAASAFMTGQILRPNGGVAMPW, encoded by the coding sequence ATGCCCCGCATCGCGTACGACCTCACGGACCGCACCGCGTTCGTCACCGGCGCGGCGAGCGGCATCGGCCGCGCCTGCGCCCTTCTGCTCGCGACCGCGGGTGCCACCGTGCACTGCGCCGACCGCGACGAGGAGCGCCTGGCGGAGACCGGGGACCTGATCACCGCGGCGGGCGGCACGTCCCGCACCCATGTCCTCGACGTCACCGACAGCGACCGCGTCCGGGCGACGGTGGCCGCCGCGGGCGACCTGGACATCCTGGTCGCCGTCGCCGGGGTCATGCACACGAGCAGCGTCCTCGACACCGCGGACGAGGACCTCGATCGCGTGCTCGCGGTCAACTTCAAGGGGGTTCTGTACACCTGCCGGGAAGTGGCGCGCGGCATGATCGCGCGCGGCGCACCGGGCTCCCTGGTCACCATGGCCTCGGGGGCGGTCGACGCCGCCGCTCCGGGACTGCTCTGCTACAGCGCGGCCAAGGCGGCGGTCGTCCAGCTGACCAGGACCCTGGCGACCGAGCTGGGGCCGCACGGCATCCGGGTCAACGCCGTCGCCCCGGGCTGGATCCGTACGCCCATGACGGCCCGCCACGACATGGAGCAGCAGCACCGGACGGAGGCCGCGATGGCGCGGCTCCCACCGCTGGGAAGGGTCGGCGAACCCGAGGACGTCGCCCACACCGTGCTTCATCTCGCCTCCGCCGCGTCGGCCTTCATGACCGGCCAGATCCTCCGCCCGAACGGCGGCGTAGCCATGCCCTGGTGA
- a CDS encoding helix-turn-helix domain-containing protein gives MSIGNSPEDDRPSIGRVLQQARIAAGLTVEEISSSTRVRIPIVHAIEADDFSRCGGDVYARGHIRTLARAVRLDPEPLVSQYDAEHGGRPAPTPAAPLFEAERIRSEPRRPNWTAAMVAAIVAVVGFVGFTAFKGDDDTPATRVAEGPAPAKKTPAPKTGKPVDPKPEPSDSAIAAAPRDKVTVRLDATQGKSWISAKDHNGRLLFDGLLLQGQSKTFQDQERVDLVLGNAGSIELFVNGKKIEDEFQPGQVERLSYTKGDPAVG, from the coding sequence GTGTCCATCGGCAACTCCCCCGAAGACGACCGGCCTTCGATCGGTCGAGTGCTTCAGCAGGCTCGCATCGCCGCAGGTCTCACGGTCGAAGAGATCAGTTCGTCCACCCGGGTGCGCATCCCCATCGTGCACGCGATCGAAGCGGACGACTTCTCCCGCTGCGGCGGCGACGTGTACGCCCGCGGCCATATCCGTACGTTGGCCCGTGCCGTCCGGCTCGATCCGGAACCGCTGGTCTCGCAGTACGACGCCGAGCACGGCGGCCGTCCCGCGCCCACGCCCGCGGCACCGCTGTTCGAAGCCGAACGCATCCGTTCCGAACCCCGTCGGCCCAACTGGACGGCGGCCATGGTCGCGGCGATCGTCGCCGTCGTCGGCTTCGTCGGTTTCACCGCCTTCAAGGGCGACGACGACACCCCGGCCACCCGGGTCGCCGAGGGCCCGGCGCCCGCCAAGAAGACCCCCGCCCCGAAGACCGGCAAGCCCGTCGACCCCAAGCCGGAACCGTCCGACAGTGCCATCGCCGCGGCCCCCAGGGACAAGGTGACCGTGCGGCTCGACGCCACCCAGGGCAAGAGCTGGATCTCGGCCAAGGACCACAACGGCCGGCTCCTCTTCGACGGTCTGCTGCTCCAGGGCCAGTCCAAGACCTTCCAGGACCAGGAGCGGGTCGACCTCGTTCTCGGGAACGCCGGTTCGATCGAGCTCTTCGTGAACGGCAAGAAGATCGAGGACGAGTTCCAGCCCGGCCAGGTCGAACGGCTCTCGTACACGAAGGGCGACCCCGCGGTCGGCTGA
- a CDS encoding helix-turn-helix transcriptional regulator, whose translation MILLRRLLGDVLRRQRQRQGRTLREVSSSARVSLGYLSEVERGQKEASSELLSAICDALDVRMSELMREVSDELALAELAESAAATDPVPVPVRPMLNSVSVTSVAGVPTGRVTIKAPAEAVDVVAA comes from the coding sequence ATGATTCTGCTCCGTCGCCTGCTTGGTGACGTGCTGCGTCGGCAGCGCCAGCGCCAAGGCCGTACTCTGCGCGAAGTCTCCTCGTCCGCCCGAGTCTCGCTCGGCTATCTCTCCGAGGTGGAGCGGGGGCAGAAGGAGGCGTCCTCCGAACTGCTCTCCGCCATTTGCGACGCGCTTGATGTACGGATGTCCGAGCTCATGCGTGAAGTGAGCGATGAGCTGGCACTGGCCGAACTGGCCGAGTCGGCAGCAGCCACTGATCCGGTCCCCGTGCCGGTGCGGCCCATGCTCAATTCCGTCTCCGTGACGTCGGTGGCAGGTGTGCCGACGGGCCGGGTGACCATCAAGGCGCCCGCGGAAGCGGTGGATGTCGTCGCCGCCTGA
- a CDS encoding DNA-formamidopyrimidine glycosylase family protein — protein sequence MPEGDTVLQTAQRLRAALAGRTLTRFDLRVPRFATADLTGRTVLDVVPRGKHILIRVEGGLTLHSHLRMDGAWRVHAAGERWRGGPAHQIRAVLANAQHTAVGYRLPVLELLRTRDEGKAVGRLGPDLLGPDWDPEKALRNLLADPGRPLGEALLDQRNLAGIGNVYKAELCFLARVTPWLPAGELPAPVAARLVTTAKQLLEANRDRPVRTTTTTRTAPRGQGPKDRLWVYGRAHRPCLRCGTPVRVADQGTRPTYWCPHCQSGPTG from the coding sequence ATGCCCGAAGGAGACACCGTCCTGCAGACCGCCCAGCGGCTGCGGGCCGCGCTCGCCGGCCGGACCCTGACCCGTTTCGACCTGCGTGTGCCCCGATTCGCCACCGCCGACCTCACCGGCCGGACGGTGCTGGACGTCGTTCCGCGCGGCAAGCACATCCTCATCCGCGTCGAGGGCGGGCTCACCCTGCACAGCCACCTCCGGATGGACGGGGCCTGGCGCGTCCACGCCGCGGGCGAGCGTTGGCGCGGCGGCCCCGCCCACCAGATCCGCGCCGTCCTCGCCAACGCGCAGCACACCGCGGTCGGTTACCGGCTGCCCGTGCTCGAACTCCTCCGCACCCGGGACGAGGGGAAGGCCGTCGGTCGTCTCGGTCCCGATCTGCTGGGGCCCGACTGGGACCCCGAGAAGGCTCTGCGCAATCTGCTCGCCGACCCCGGCCGCCCCCTCGGCGAAGCCCTGCTGGACCAGCGCAACCTGGCCGGAATCGGAAACGTCTACAAGGCCGAGCTCTGTTTCCTCGCCCGCGTCACCCCCTGGCTCCCGGCCGGAGAACTGCCCGCCCCTGTCGCCGCCCGCCTGGTCACCACGGCCAAACAGCTCCTCGAAGCCAACCGGGACCGCCCCGTGCGCACCACCACGACCACACGGACCGCGCCACGCGGACAGGGCCCGAAGGACCGGCTCTGGGTCTACGGCAGGGCCCACCGCCCCTGTCTGCGCTGCGGCACCCCCGTGCGCGTCGCGGATCAGGGCACCCGCCCCACCTACTGGTGTCCGCACTGCCAGTCGGGCCCCACGGGTTGA
- a CDS encoding DNA translocase FtsK, which yields MASRTSGKGSQGTAGTAKRAGRTPGPARKAAPAKKAAPAKKPAAKKTAPAKKAPAKKTVAKKAAAPKPAPSPTAGVYRVARAVWLGAAHAVGAMFRGVGRGAKGLDPAHRKDGVALLLLGLALIVAAGTWSNLRGPVGDLVEMLVTGAFGRLDLLVPILLGAIAVRLIRYPQKPEANGRIVIGLSALVVGVLGQVHIACGSPGRNDGTTAMQDAGGLIGWAASKPLVHTMGEVLAVPLLFLLTVFGLLVVTATPVNAIPQRLRLLGTRLGLIHPDPEEDEENDDERYDEQWREALPARSRRSTARRSEDSAEYDPEQAEAEALSKRRKPRKAVAQPATNRTMDAVDVAAAAAAALDGAVLNGMPPSPLVADLTQGVSVERERPGTPVPGAREGEPSFGGGKREKRPTPPGGVPDLTKAVPDSQSQPLPARAEQLQLSGDITYSLPSLDLLERGGPGKTRSAANDAIVAALTNVFTEFKVDAAVTGFTRGPTVTRYEVELGPAVKVERITALAKNIAYAVASPDVRIISPIPGKSAVGIEIPNTDREMVNLGDVLRLADAAEDDHPMLVALGKDVEGGYVMANLAKMPHVLVAGATGSGKSSCINCLITSIMVRATPDDVRMVLVDPKRVELTAYEGIPHLITPIITNPKRAAEALQWVVREMDLRYDDLAAFGYRHIDDFNQAVRSGKVKPPEGSERELSPYPYLLVIVDELADLMMVAPRDVEDAIVRITQLARAAGIHLVLATQRPSVDVVTGLIKANVPSRLAFATSSLADSRVILDQPGAEKLIGKGDGLFLPMGANKPTRMQGAFVTEDEVAAIVQHCKDQMAPVFRDDVVVGTKQKKEIDEDIGDDLDLLCQAAELVVSTQFGSTSMLQRKLRVGFAKAGRLMDLMESRNIVGPSEGSKARDVMVKPDELDGVLALIRGESAP from the coding sequence ATGGCCTCACGTACGTCCGGCAAGGGTTCCCAGGGCACGGCGGGCACCGCGAAGCGCGCCGGCCGTACCCCGGGGCCGGCCAGAAAAGCCGCTCCGGCGAAGAAAGCCGCGCCCGCGAAGAAACCCGCCGCGAAGAAGACCGCGCCCGCGAAGAAGGCCCCCGCCAAGAAGACGGTGGCCAAGAAAGCCGCCGCTCCCAAACCCGCGCCGTCGCCCACCGCCGGTGTGTACCGCGTGGCGCGCGCCGTCTGGCTCGGTGCGGCCCACGCCGTCGGCGCGATGTTCCGCGGCGTGGGACGCGGCGCCAAGGGGCTCGACCCCGCGCACCGCAAGGACGGCGTCGCGCTGCTGCTGCTCGGCCTCGCCCTCATCGTCGCCGCGGGCACCTGGTCGAACCTGCGCGGCCCCGTCGGCGACCTCGTCGAGATGCTCGTCACCGGCGCCTTCGGCAGGCTCGACCTGCTCGTGCCGATACTGCTCGGCGCCATCGCCGTACGGCTGATCCGCTATCCGCAGAAGCCCGAGGCCAACGGCCGTATCGTCATCGGACTGTCCGCCCTGGTCGTCGGGGTGCTCGGACAGGTGCACATCGCGTGCGGCTCGCCCGGCCGGAACGACGGCACCACCGCGATGCAGGACGCCGGGGGGCTCATCGGCTGGGCGGCCTCCAAACCGCTGGTCCACACGATGGGCGAAGTCCTCGCGGTCCCCCTGCTGTTCCTGCTCACCGTCTTCGGGCTGCTGGTCGTCACCGCCACCCCGGTGAACGCCATCCCGCAGCGCCTCCGGCTGCTCGGCACCAGGCTCGGCCTCATTCACCCCGATCCCGAGGAGGACGAGGAGAACGACGACGAGCGCTACGACGAGCAGTGGCGCGAGGCACTGCCCGCCCGCTCCCGCCGCTCCACGGCACGCCGCTCCGAGGACTCCGCCGAGTACGACCCCGAGCAGGCCGAGGCCGAGGCGCTCTCCAAGCGCCGCAAGCCGCGCAAGGCCGTCGCGCAGCCCGCGACGAACCGCACCATGGACGCGGTGGACGTGGCCGCCGCCGCGGCCGCCGCGCTCGACGGGGCCGTGCTCAACGGAATGCCGCCGTCGCCGCTCGTCGCCGATCTCACGCAGGGCGTCTCCGTCGAGCGCGAACGTCCGGGCACACCGGTGCCCGGCGCCAGGGAGGGCGAGCCCTCCTTCGGAGGGGGGAAGCGGGAGAAGCGGCCGACACCCCCGGGCGGCGTGCCCGACCTGACGAAGGCCGTCCCCGACTCGCAGTCCCAGCCGCTGCCGGCCCGTGCCGAGCAGCTCCAGCTCTCCGGCGACATCACCTACTCACTGCCCTCGCTCGACCTGCTGGAACGCGGCGGCCCCGGCAAGACCCGCAGCGCCGCCAACGACGCGATCGTCGCCGCGCTGACGAACGTCTTCACCGAGTTCAAGGTCGACGCCGCCGTCACCGGCTTCACCCGCGGCCCGACGGTCACGCGATACGAGGTGGAGCTCGGCCCCGCGGTGAAGGTCGAGCGGATCACCGCGCTCGCCAAGAACATCGCGTACGCCGTCGCCAGCCCCGACGTGCGGATCATCTCCCCGATCCCGGGCAAGTCCGCGGTCGGCATCGAGATCCCCAACACCGACCGGGAGATGGTCAACCTCGGTGACGTGCTGCGCCTGGCGGACGCCGCCGAGGACGACCACCCGATGCTCGTCGCGCTCGGCAAGGACGTCGAGGGCGGCTACGTGATGGCGAACCTGGCGAAGATGCCGCACGTGCTGGTGGCCGGTGCGACCGGTTCCGGCAAGTCGTCCTGCATCAACTGCCTGATCACCTCGATCATGGTGCGGGCGACCCCGGACGACGTCCGCATGGTCCTGGTCGACCCCAAGCGCGTCGAGCTGACCGCGTACGAGGGCATCCCGCACCTGATCACGCCGATCATCACCAACCCGAAGCGCGCCGCCGAGGCGCTCCAGTGGGTGGTGCGGGAGATGGACCTGCGGTACGACGACCTCGCCGCGTTCGGGTACCGGCACATCGACGACTTCAACCAGGCCGTCCGCAGCGGCAAGGTCAAGCCGCCGGAGGGCAGCGAGCGCGAGCTCTCGCCCTACCCGTACCTGCTGGTGATCGTCGACGAGCTCGCCGACCTGATGATGGTCGCCCCGCGCGACGTGGAGGACGCCATCGTCCGCATCACCCAGCTGGCCCGCGCCGCCGGCATCCATCTGGTGCTGGCGACCCAGCGGCCGTCGGTCGACGTGGTCACCGGCCTGATCAAGGCGAACGTGCCCTCCCGGCTCGCCTTCGCCACCTCCTCGCTGGCCGACAGCCGGGTCATCCTGGACCAGCCCGGCGCGGAGAAGCTCATCGGCAAGGGCGACGGCCTGTTCCTGCCCATGGGGGCCAACAAGCCCACCCGCATGCAGGGCGCCTTCGTCACCGAGGACGAGGTCGCGGCCATCGTCCAGCACTGCAAGGACCAGATGGCCCCGGTCTTCCGCGACGACGTCGTGGTGGGCACGAAGCAGAAGAAGGAGATCGACGAGGACATCGGCGACGACCTCGATCTGCTCTGCCAGGCCGCCGAACTGGTCGTCTCCACCCAGTTCGGCTCCACCTCGATGCTCCAGCGCAAGCTGCGGGTCGGCTTCGCCAAGGCCGGCCGGCTGATGGACCTGATGGAGTCGCGGAACATCGTCGGACCGAGCGAGGGGTCCAAGGCGCGCGACGTCATGGTGAAACCGGACGAGCTGGACGGGGTGTTGGCGCTGATCCGCGGGGAATCCGCCCCGTAA